A portion of the Deinococcus sp. AB2017081 genome contains these proteins:
- a CDS encoding HEPN domain-containing protein, translated as MDTTVALLSGPHLTARLRQETVLEARTALHVLRAAVVMTHENPWAVHLAVSGDERGGWHQGIEIAPLGVDLSARPLDGGLGEDFTVLSEHRRDLTRFGLDAVAHALDRPSAERTPWQVTLLRAYHWIGNAQLQPDADAALLCLIIALETLFAPGPQGITGVIADSVALLTRERPQEREERARTVTRLYGLRSRVAHGSSQALQWDDVHLLRIILRDVMMALTSLSKEWTDRAELDQHVRALKYSTP; from the coding sequence ATGGACACCACGGTGGCGTTGCTCAGTGGCCCCCATCTCACCGCTCGGCTGCGTCAGGAAACCGTGCTCGAGGCGCGCACCGCGCTGCATGTCCTGAGGGCTGCAGTGGTCATGACGCACGAGAATCCCTGGGCTGTTCACCTGGCCGTGTCCGGGGACGAGCGCGGTGGCTGGCACCAGGGCATCGAAATCGCCCCGCTGGGCGTCGACCTGAGTGCCCGCCCACTTGATGGCGGATTGGGCGAGGACTTCACGGTGCTCAGCGAGCACCGTCGTGACCTCACCCGGTTTGGCCTGGACGCGGTGGCACACGCGCTTGACCGGCCGAGCGCCGAGAGAACGCCCTGGCAGGTGACCCTGCTGCGCGCCTATCACTGGATCGGCAACGCGCAGCTCCAGCCGGACGCCGACGCTGCGCTGCTGTGCCTGATCATCGCCCTCGAAACGCTGTTTGCCCCGGGGCCTCAGGGCATTACCGGCGTGATCGCCGACAGCGTGGCCTTGCTGACCAGGGAACGTCCCCAGGAGCGGGAAGAGCGGGCCAGAACCGTGACCCGCCTGTATGGCTTGCGGAGCCGCGTCGCCCATGGCAGCAGTCAGGCGCTGCAGTGGGACGACGTCCACCTGTTGAGGATCATTCTGCGGGACGTGATGATGGCACTCACTTCGCTCAGCAAGGAATGGACTGACCGAGCGGAACTAGACCAGCATGTCCGCGCCCTGAAATACTCGACGCCGTGA
- a CDS encoding DEAD/DEAH box helicase has translation MERTLNPELLRELIGSGEGALPTPERLSEVMAYGEVGMITRERRDEDLELLELVGWYLFGTASSRRAAEFYTVPLRRQAFQVAAHLLDLALRTAHDVDDLRRAQLCFAIQIAYLRGDLHPNAIAIYRKAYPADVFGPLLLDAPPLAALHSAIQLLAGRVRSVKARLLVVDRELATLRERWGVASLTNTLLGSAAEVCFGVTELLLFQESGSLAALDRARARFRLGAEDAFGDRVSKWAASHLLDLSDDLERASPWTVLPPSVPEQVKLAFTRQDPAVLTLWPPQVEFLGGQQSRLFETDTRRVFLASPTSAGKTLLAQMLVAAHLGGGGRGACIVVPTRSLGAEVSRSLRRRLRHLGVTVTQSELLTNDEPLAALPTGRVIVMTPEKLSFLLHRDAQQVLDAFDLFVFDEVHNIGGSSRGWLLESLITFLHSATAQTHHRLVLMSAAIGNKIHFIHWLELDGHDPYSNLDSVHEEWRGPRRITAVYRTRPETASSVRPVRGQTSVRRAQALRGYLSSPLFGRINQDLVITKPVGTLVRRYRDARFLGQGTRDATTTPAYLTVVPLARELTAAGLVLVVLQNKKLVESFALALAETLPAKEASGQLEAELEEVTRFLGAEHPLSRTLPSGVAFHHGDVPLELRGVIEQAAQEGRLRCVVCTSSLTEGVNLPVHSVIIVQRRNHEGQRVLTPSQVLNALGRAGRGAIETEGLLILVAQGQERDDDVLQDAQPSPDELRTTSTLADQALIDELVMLEQAIRERSDVLFETVLDHAEGFVQFVWFLAAQRGEGFGDVMDVLSKSLAGQQMIHAVVEGAGPLIHWPVVSAAVHAIVGVFETTSPEDRQRWARASTSLSTSYRLDQLAEVIEADAGLGALEGPELITRIVEITLPQLLELSELRRSVRPARMDWPHVKLLDDWLRGHSAREISEGVAGITLSAAELQKYIYDVLEFTLPWLLSSLLDRVQSRGEAVWAAVLYLPDLAALVRYGIPTTTMLLPIREGRLSRSLALRLWKHVGIDSVEEDVQTWLRTRSVPQWRAELALTPLDVQALLEYAELPLQPVPVNDGLQVHVSVDGLPGDGAAVRPVIASWKGVRWLTLVSGEEGSPPVPFPTAYTRRALELLDEGYALSRHPLTDTTVVLTVPLTGGH, from the coding sequence GTGGAACGGACTCTAAACCCTGAGTTGCTGCGCGAGCTGATCGGTTCCGGTGAGGGGGCCCTGCCCACCCCGGAGCGCCTGAGCGAGGTCATGGCTTACGGCGAGGTCGGGATGATCACCCGTGAGCGCCGTGACGAGGATCTCGAGCTGCTGGAGTTGGTCGGGTGGTACCTCTTCGGAACCGCCTCCTCCCGCCGGGCAGCGGAGTTCTACACGGTGCCCCTGCGGCGCCAGGCCTTTCAGGTGGCGGCCCACCTCCTCGACCTGGCCCTGCGCACCGCTCACGACGTCGATGACCTGCGCCGCGCGCAGTTGTGCTTTGCCATCCAGATCGCCTACCTGCGGGGCGACCTGCACCCGAACGCCATAGCCATCTACCGCAAGGCATATCCAGCGGACGTCTTTGGGCCTCTGCTGCTGGACGCTCCGCCCCTGGCGGCCCTGCATAGTGCGATCCAGCTGCTGGCGGGAAGGGTTCGGTCGGTCAAGGCCCGGCTCCTTGTGGTCGACCGTGAACTCGCGACCTTGCGCGAGCGGTGGGGCGTCGCCTCTCTGACGAACACCCTGCTGGGCAGCGCGGCTGAGGTGTGTTTCGGGGTGACCGAACTGCTCCTGTTTCAGGAGAGCGGATCACTAGCTGCGCTGGACAGGGCCCGGGCGCGGTTTCGCCTGGGGGCTGAGGACGCGTTCGGCGACCGGGTGTCGAAGTGGGCGGCCTCACACCTGCTGGATCTAAGCGACGATCTGGAGCGGGCCAGCCCCTGGACAGTGCTGCCCCCCAGCGTACCCGAGCAGGTGAAATTGGCTTTTACCCGTCAGGATCCGGCTGTCTTGACCCTCTGGCCACCGCAGGTGGAGTTCCTGGGCGGTCAGCAGAGCCGGCTGTTCGAGACGGACACCAGACGGGTCTTTCTGGCCTCGCCCACCAGCGCGGGCAAGACCCTGCTGGCGCAGATGCTGGTGGCGGCCCACCTGGGCGGCGGGGGGCGGGGGGCCTGCATCGTTGTGCCCACGCGCAGCCTGGGGGCCGAGGTCAGCCGGAGTCTGCGCCGACGTCTGCGGCACCTGGGCGTGACCGTCACCCAGTCCGAACTGCTCACCAACGACGAGCCGCTCGCGGCGCTGCCCACGGGCCGGGTGATCGTGATGACCCCGGAAAAGTTGAGTTTCCTCCTGCACCGTGATGCTCAGCAGGTGCTGGACGCCTTCGACCTGTTCGTGTTCGACGAGGTGCACAACATCGGCGGGAGTTCAAGGGGCTGGCTGCTGGAATCGCTGATCACTTTTCTGCACAGCGCCACGGCCCAGACCCACCACCGCCTCGTGCTGATGTCGGCCGCCATCGGCAACAAGATTCATTTCATCCACTGGCTTGAGCTGGATGGCCATGATCCCTACTCCAACCTGGACAGTGTGCACGAAGAGTGGCGCGGCCCCAGACGGATCACCGCGGTTTACCGGACACGGCCGGAGACGGCTTCCAGCGTCCGGCCAGTGCGTGGCCAGACCTCGGTGCGGCGTGCACAGGCCCTGCGCGGCTACCTGTCCTCCCCATTGTTCGGACGGATCAACCAAGATCTGGTGATCACCAAACCCGTCGGTACCCTCGTGCGGCGGTACCGAGATGCACGGTTTCTCGGTCAAGGCACGAGGGATGCCACGACCACTCCTGCGTACCTGACCGTCGTGCCGCTGGCCCGGGAGTTGACCGCCGCCGGGCTGGTGCTGGTGGTACTCCAGAACAAGAAGCTCGTGGAGAGCTTTGCGCTGGCCCTCGCAGAAACTCTTCCGGCCAAGGAGGCGTCCGGTCAGCTCGAGGCCGAGCTGGAAGAGGTCACCCGGTTCCTGGGCGCCGAGCATCCGCTCAGCCGCACCTTGCCCAGCGGCGTCGCCTTCCACCACGGCGACGTCCCTCTGGAACTGCGGGGCGTCATCGAGCAGGCCGCGCAGGAGGGTCGGCTGCGCTGCGTAGTCTGTACCAGCTCTCTGACCGAAGGGGTCAATCTTCCCGTGCACTCCGTGATCATCGTGCAGCGGCGAAACCACGAGGGCCAACGAGTCCTGACGCCCTCGCAGGTGCTGAACGCTCTGGGGCGTGCCGGGAGAGGCGCCATCGAGACCGAGGGGCTGCTGATCCTGGTCGCCCAGGGACAGGAACGAGACGACGACGTCTTGCAGGACGCGCAGCCTTCCCCGGATGAGCTCCGCACGACCTCCACGCTGGCCGATCAAGCCCTGATCGACGAGCTGGTCATGCTGGAACAGGCCATTCGTGAGCGCAGTGACGTCCTGTTCGAAACAGTCCTCGACCACGCCGAGGGCTTCGTCCAGTTCGTCTGGTTCCTGGCCGCCCAGCGCGGTGAGGGGTTCGGGGATGTCATGGACGTGCTGTCGAAGTCCCTGGCCGGCCAGCAGATGATTCACGCTGTGGTGGAGGGTGCTGGCCCCCTCATTCACTGGCCAGTGGTCTCTGCGGCCGTGCACGCGATTGTGGGTGTGTTCGAGACGACGTCCCCCGAAGACCGGCAGCGGTGGGCGCGGGCCAGCACCTCGCTGTCGACCAGCTACCGACTGGATCAGCTCGCGGAGGTGATCGAGGCAGACGCTGGCCTCGGGGCGCTGGAGGGGCCCGAACTGATCACCCGAATTGTGGAGATCACGCTGCCGCAGCTCCTGGAACTCAGCGAGCTACGCCGCTCGGTGCGCCCCGCCCGGATGGACTGGCCGCATGTGAAGCTGCTGGACGACTGGCTCCGGGGCCACAGTGCCCGCGAGATCAGCGAGGGGGTGGCTGGCATCACCCTGTCGGCGGCCGAACTGCAGAAATACATCTACGACGTGCTGGAATTCACGCTCCCGTGGCTGCTGAGTTCCCTGCTCGACCGCGTACAGTCCAGAGGCGAGGCCGTGTGGGCGGCGGTGCTGTATCTCCCGGATCTGGCCGCCCTCGTCCGCTACGGCATACCGACGACCACCATGCTGCTCCCGATACGGGAGGGGCGGCTCTCCCGCAGCCTGGCCCTCCGGCTCTGGAAGCACGTGGGCATCGACAGCGTGGAGGAGGACGTTCAGACATGGTTGAGAACACGCTCCGTTCCCCAGTGGAGAGCTGAACTGGCGCTGACACCTCTTGATGTTCAGGCGCTCCTGGAGTACGCCGAGCTGCCGCTGCAACCTGTCCCTGTCAACGACGGGCTGCAGGTTCATGTGAGCGTCGATGGGTTGCCCGGCGACGGCGCGGCAGTCCGTCCGGTCATTGCATCGTGGAAGGGGGTGCGGTGGCTGACGCTGGTCAGCGGAGAGGAAGGATCGCCCCCGGTGCCATTCCCCACCGCTTACACCCGACGTGCCCTTGAACTGCTGGACGAGGGGTACGCCCTGAGCCGCCACCCGTTGACCGACACCACCGTGGTCTTGACGGTGCCCTTGACCGGCGGGCATTGA
- a CDS encoding ABC-three component system protein: protein MGSVPKPRPDPAAPPAAIEMRENNYIHSMYEAFADHLACDLAAITAPEHFGHDAELTVAFQQGREGFYSAESLKEFARDNLASEADKEFDKLLGETNHGLRLLLAKTHASGFAALTAALERVLNLPYSNSLLHQEISVLDRMGFCHHLANRQTVRWVKR from the coding sequence GTGGGATCTGTACCGAAGCCCCGTCCCGACCCGGCGGCGCCGCCGGCCGCCATTGAGATGCGGGAGAACAACTACATCCACAGCATGTACGAAGCGTTTGCCGATCACCTCGCGTGTGACCTCGCGGCCATCACGGCACCAGAGCACTTCGGGCACGATGCGGAGCTCACCGTCGCCTTTCAACAGGGGCGCGAGGGCTTTTACAGTGCCGAGTCGCTCAAAGAGTTCGCACGCGACAACCTTGCGTCCGAAGCCGACAAGGAATTCGACAAGCTTCTCGGGGAAACAAACCACGGGTTGCGGCTCCTCCTGGCCAAGACCCACGCCAGCGGCTTTGCCGCCCTGACAGCGGCCCTGGAGCGCGTGTTGAACCTGCCGTACAGCAACAGCCTGTTGCATCAGGAAATCAGCGTGCTCGACCGGATGGGCTTTTGCCACCACCTCGCCAACCGACAAACCGTCCGGTGGGTCAAGAGGTGA
- a CDS encoding ABC-three component system middle component 2 produces the protein MTLLDTPELPTTRRPFNTPLESGLRCLFLLEAMAPATCDVQRLVYLDYLLVHSADVPDGPASLHARMPHRGGQWLVRRQLVSEGLALMSSRELLDQRFTPFGIHYAATELTHPFLQYLNSAYAQNMREVAAWIARAFQTMADAELQGFMTTHLGRWGAEFDAGEAGR, from the coding sequence GTGACACTTCTGGACACCCCCGAGCTTCCAACCACCCGGCGGCCTTTCAACACGCCGCTGGAAAGTGGGCTGCGCTGTCTGTTTCTCCTGGAGGCGATGGCTCCGGCCACATGTGACGTCCAGCGCCTGGTCTACCTGGATTACCTGCTGGTGCATTCCGCCGACGTGCCGGACGGCCCGGCCAGCTTGCACGCCCGGATGCCACACCGCGGCGGCCAATGGCTCGTGCGCCGTCAGCTCGTCAGCGAGGGGCTTGCTTTGATGTCCTCCCGTGAACTGCTCGACCAGCGGTTCACGCCCTTTGGAATCCACTATGCCGCCACCGAGCTGACACACCCCTTTTTGCAGTACCTGAACAGTGCCTACGCCCAGAACATGCGGGAGGTGGCCGCCTGGATCGCCAGGGCCTTCCAAACAATGGCAGACGCCGAGCTGCAAGGATTCATGACCACCCACCTGGGTCGGTGGGGCGCCGAGTTTGACGCTGGCGAGGCGGGGCGGTGA
- a CDS encoding AAA family ATPase, producing MFVSGSGKKTAELTFRAGVNYISGESNMGKSFILKCLDFMLGGKKRPEEIEEARGYTLVSLEFEARQGGPYTLEASFGCFADTRKTAASRQKPRC from the coding sequence TTGTTCGTCAGCGGTTCAGGCAAAAAGACGGCGGAGTTGACCTTCAGGGCCGGCGTCAACTACATCAGTGGCGAGTCCAACATGGGCAAGAGCTTCATCCTGAAGTGTCTGGACTTCATGCTGGGCGGCAAAAAACGGCCTGAGGAGATTGAAGAGGCGCGCGGGTACACCCTCGTCTCACTCGAGTTCGAGGCGCGGCAAGGGGGCCCCTACACCCTGGAGGCGAGTTTCGGTTGTTTCGCGGATACACGGAAGACCGCCGCCTCTCGTCAGAAGCCCAGGTGCTGA
- a CDS encoding IS6 family transposase, which produces MSGHKLPGYRFPLEVIGYAVWLYHRFTLSYRDVEELLLERGIAVTRESICTWCIKFSDLFVQGLRHREPRRGSRWYLDEMYMDVGGVTHWLWRAVDKHGAVLDVFLQRHRDTEAAKSFFVRLLGEYGVPVTVHTDKLWSDGAALRELPVLHAVEHVQVVSTARCNNLIEQSHRPTRRQERQQCGFRSRPRAQGFLNLHARITDLHHPASCTVPAHHRRYQQKQAFDIWRTVVQEAA; this is translated from the coding sequence TTGAGTGGTCACAAGCTCCCCGGCTACCGGTTCCCGCTTGAGGTCATCGGGTATGCCGTGTGGCTCTACCACCGATTTACGCTGAGTTATCGGGACGTCGAAGAACTCTTGCTGGAACGAGGAATTGCCGTCACCCGCGAATCCATTTGCACGTGGTGCATCAAGTTCAGCGATCTGTTTGTCCAGGGACTGCGCCACCGGGAACCCCGTCGGGGTTCCCGGTGGTATCTCGACGAAATGTACATGGACGTCGGGGGCGTTACACACTGGTTGTGGCGAGCCGTCGATAAACACGGTGCAGTGCTGGACGTGTTCCTTCAGCGCCACCGGGACACTGAAGCGGCCAAGTCCTTCTTCGTCCGGCTGCTGGGTGAATATGGCGTCCCCGTCACGGTGCACACCGACAAGCTGTGGAGTGACGGTGCCGCTCTTCGCGAGCTTCCTGTGCTCCACGCTGTGGAGCACGTCCAGGTTGTGTCCACGGCCCGTTGCAACAACTTGATTGAGCAGTCCCATCGTCCCACACGCCGACAGGAGCGTCAGCAATGCGGGTTCAGGTCACGACCACGAGCACAAGGGTTCCTCAACCTGCACGCTCGCATCACGGATCTGCACCATCCGGCCAGTTGCACCGTTCCCGCTCATCATCGTCGTTACCAGCAGAAACAGGCGTTCGACATCTGGCGCACAGTGGTACAGGAAGCGGCCTGA
- a CDS encoding leucine-rich repeat domain-containing protein — MSTSRLFTLHQNLRDNPAFRSFGGLSWTEWPADALNGNVTYLTVYNNQLTTIPDHLWTHIELEVLNLSGNLFTSLSPEISKLINLKMLDVAHNRIATLPDAFAALTGLEYLYVGDNGLRELPGSVGALQALQYFNATDNQLTDLPDTLAALKNLVEVRLYNNTFQTLPDWIAEWINLRELHVQRNHLRQLPDSLGDCLNLELLDLSSNQLAALPEGVGNLRGLKHLDLRFNALTQLPDSLGEAASLEFLDLRANHLTEVPDAVFHAPQLKKLDLRWNQISMRTLAMQEFEQRGGRLLL, encoded by the coding sequence ATGTCAACATCCCGACTGTTCACTTTGCACCAAAACCTTCGTGACAACCCTGCTTTTCGCAGCTTTGGAGGTCTGAGTTGGACGGAGTGGCCAGCCGACGCCCTGAACGGTAACGTCACATACCTGACGGTCTACAACAACCAGCTGACCACGATCCCTGATCATCTGTGGACACATATCGAACTGGAGGTACTGAACCTTTCAGGCAATCTGTTCACTTCGTTGTCACCAGAGATTTCCAAGCTCATCAACCTCAAGATGCTGGACGTGGCACACAACCGTATTGCGACCCTTCCAGACGCATTCGCTGCGCTCACGGGCCTGGAATACCTATATGTTGGGGACAACGGTTTGCGAGAACTGCCGGGGAGTGTGGGCGCTCTGCAGGCCCTGCAATACTTCAATGCGACCGACAATCAGCTCACCGATCTACCTGACACACTGGCAGCCCTGAAGAACCTCGTCGAAGTTCGGCTGTACAACAACACTTTTCAAACCCTGCCAGATTGGATCGCAGAATGGATCAACCTGCGTGAGCTGCATGTCCAGCGGAACCACCTGAGGCAGTTGCCTGATTCTCTCGGTGATTGCCTGAATCTCGAACTCCTCGATCTCAGCAGCAACCAGCTTGCGGCTCTGCCAGAGGGAGTGGGCAATCTGCGGGGTTTGAAGCACCTTGATCTGCGGTTCAATGCGCTGACTCAGCTCCCTGACTCTCTAGGGGAAGCGGCTTCGCTGGAGTTCCTGGATCTCAGAGCTAACCACCTAACAGAGGTTCCAGATGCAGTTTTCCATGCGCCCCAATTGAAGAAATTAGATCTGCGCTGGAATCAGATATCGATGCGCACGTTAGCGATGCAGGAGTTCGAACAGCGCGGAGGCCGCTTACTCCTTTGA
- a CDS encoding helix-turn-helix domain-containing protein — protein sequence MLHDKKSPSPSRRQFARRLREERLARNLTQEGLGELANLSWNYIGQVERGIRNISVDNMDALAQALGLPLAELLLPIQE from the coding sequence ATGCTGCACGACAAAAAGTCTCCCAGCCCATCACGGCGGCAGTTTGCTCGCCGACTACGGGAGGAACGGCTGGCGCGCAACCTCACCCAGGAAGGATTGGGAGAACTGGCGAATCTGTCGTGGAACTACATTGGCCAAGTCGAACGGGGCATTCGCAACATCAGCGTCGATAACATGGACGCTCTAGCCCAAGCGCTTGGACTCCCGCTCGCCGAATTACTCCTACCTATTCAGGAATGA
- a CDS encoding helix-turn-helix transcriptional regulator: MNKQVQEAVRQELKRRKMTHGDLAHLISVERPNLTRVLTGKSGKVPKMWQEIFDALGLEIIVVPKSGSVSTTHPVER; this comes from the coding sequence ATGAACAAGCAAGTGCAAGAGGCGGTGAGGCAGGAGTTGAAGAGACGCAAGATGACGCATGGCGACCTTGCGCATCTCATCTCGGTAGAGCGCCCTAATCTCACGCGCGTGTTGACCGGCAAGAGCGGCAAAGTGCCCAAGATGTGGCAGGAAATCTTCGACGCTCTGGGATTGGAGATAATTGTGGTTCCTAAATCTGGGAGCGTCTCCACCACCCATCCAGTGGAGCGATGA
- a CDS encoding PD-(D/E)XK nuclease family protein, with product MTGRTLLTGPYAGRMLGALGERCTPGMTIVVPNVQAGIAVTRYLRKHARTVTLTQLARDVLRRSGWRAMRSGERDRLLREVLEDVALEWLEGIRDRPSTHAVLLGLIGELQRAHVDPAALSSVVASPRDADIARVYAAYHAACAAQRVYDASGTEHHAARLPDLAPHVVAVTGFWYLDASQLALVGRLAAPGSLMTLPGGAGLPRRSQETADALGTQGWMTFTLPGGPVTAGDHVTAGVLDGHVVPELIAGEAADLDGEVRLALQEVRRWLRAGVPPEEIAVIVRLEGRYIDALADIGAEYSLPLLSGAQRPLREAGLGRLLRAWIRAQESGWAYADTRALLTDPLLEWPWTLERAAALQGSRPAGLDAWNPDLRWLALPAVTTRAAGFRAVQRLLREGGVGARCRRDPELNRWVTAALRHLRPWSADDAAGAREAVLAELGFALGAVTQPALNTRSGVRVLNPLGALGRSFRRVVILGLADGTFPIRRRDHALVDTVTRRRWAAGGVALPDVLSLADVEEPLLLGCVATAREQLVITRPRRDDAGDPLAPSPFWARFQPGQTLAAPPPGSALEQEIRRALRGHASADVARRAAYERDRVAGHLTAHSGLLPNGVAVTERAWSLSELHVASLCRMRWFLEHGLGVRDPGRAWTQLAQVALDGALGVGEDGPDAQFAAAGHAVDVRAAELRRSGWHPGRLWPVRRSELLAGTRRVLRHPNWQPPGMTVRRGTHTRRVTVQAGAHAVTLNVRIDRLDDVAGEARVTLYRPGDAPRAVDTAAALTGAHRLALTLEAAGAAAGRYVSLASGRAVDPLPDENQAVAPLAAQARGVLAGVLDTLAAGDVRPRTPEPRVCGACPGRAVCRVAA from the coding sequence ATGACCGGCCGGACGCTCCTGACGGGGCCCTACGCCGGTCGCATGCTCGGGGCCCTGGGCGAGCGCTGCACTCCGGGCATGACGATCGTCGTCCCGAACGTCCAGGCCGGGATCGCTGTGACCCGGTATCTCCGGAAACACGCCCGGACAGTGACGCTCACGCAGTTGGCCCGGGACGTCCTGCGGCGCTCGGGATGGCGGGCGATGAGGAGCGGGGAGCGCGACCGGCTGCTACGCGAAGTGCTCGAGGACGTCGCGCTCGAGTGGCTGGAGGGCATCCGGGATCGGCCGTCCACGCACGCCGTGCTGCTCGGTCTGATCGGCGAGTTGCAGCGGGCCCACGTCGATCCCGCGGCCCTTTCCTCCGTGGTGGCCAGTCCCCGGGACGCGGACATCGCGCGTGTGTATGCCGCCTACCACGCTGCCTGCGCGGCGCAGCGCGTCTACGACGCGTCCGGCACCGAGCACCACGCCGCGCGCCTCCCGGATCTCGCGCCCCATGTGGTCGCGGTGACCGGATTCTGGTACCTGGACGCGTCGCAGCTCGCCCTGGTGGGCCGGCTCGCCGCGCCGGGGTCGCTCATGACCCTGCCGGGAGGGGCCGGCCTGCCCCGGCGTTCCCAGGAGACGGCCGACGCACTGGGCACCCAGGGCTGGATGACGTTCACGCTTCCGGGCGGCCCGGTCACGGCGGGCGACCACGTCACGGCCGGCGTTCTGGACGGGCATGTGGTGCCGGAGCTCATAGCGGGTGAGGCGGCCGACCTCGACGGTGAGGTCCGGCTCGCCCTGCAGGAGGTGCGGCGGTGGCTGAGGGCGGGCGTGCCGCCCGAGGAGATCGCGGTGATTGTCCGCCTCGAGGGCCGCTACATTGACGCGCTGGCGGACATCGGTGCGGAGTACAGCCTGCCGCTGCTCAGCGGCGCGCAGCGGCCCCTGCGGGAGGCCGGGCTGGGCCGGCTGCTGCGCGCGTGGATCCGCGCCCAGGAGAGTGGATGGGCCTACGCGGACACGCGCGCCCTGCTGACGGATCCGCTGCTCGAATGGCCGTGGACGCTGGAACGGGCCGCGGCGCTACAGGGATCGCGGCCGGCCGGCCTGGACGCGTGGAATCCCGACCTGCGCTGGCTGGCCCTGCCGGCCGTCACGACCCGCGCGGCGGGGTTCCGTGCCGTGCAGCGGCTGCTCCGGGAGGGTGGGGTGGGGGCCCGCTGCCGGCGCGATCCCGAGCTCAACCGGTGGGTCACTGCCGCCTTGCGGCATCTCCGCCCGTGGAGCGCGGACGACGCGGCCGGTGCGCGCGAGGCCGTGCTCGCGGAGCTGGGTTTCGCGCTGGGCGCGGTGACCCAGCCGGCCCTGAACACGCGCAGCGGGGTGCGGGTGCTCAACCCGCTGGGCGCGCTGGGCCGCTCGTTCCGGCGGGTGGTGATCCTCGGGCTGGCGGACGGGACCTTCCCCATCCGGCGCCGCGACCACGCGCTGGTGGACACGGTCACGCGCCGCCGGTGGGCCGCCGGCGGGGTCGCGCTGCCGGACGTGTTGAGCCTCGCGGACGTCGAGGAACCGCTGCTGCTCGGCTGCGTCGCCACGGCGCGCGAGCAGCTGGTCATCACCCGCCCCCGGCGGGACGACGCCGGCGACCCCCTGGCCCCGAGTCCGTTCTGGGCGCGGTTCCAGCCGGGCCAGACGCTGGCTGCTCCGCCGCCCGGCTCGGCGCTGGAGCAGGAGATCCGCCGCGCCCTGCGCGGCCACGCCAGCGCCGACGTGGCGCGCCGCGCGGCCTACGAGCGCGACCGCGTGGCCGGGCACCTGACGGCCCACAGCGGCCTCCTCCCGAATGGCGTGGCCGTGACGGAGCGCGCGTGGTCCCTGAGCGAGCTCCACGTCGCGTCGCTGTGCCGGATGCGGTGGTTTCTAGAGCATGGCCTCGGTGTCCGCGACCCCGGCCGCGCGTGGACGCAGCTGGCCCAAGTGGCGCTCGACGGTGCCCTGGGGGTGGGCGAAGACGGGCCGGACGCGCAGTTCGCAGCGGCCGGGCACGCCGTGGATGTCCGGGCGGCCGAGCTGCGGCGCAGCGGCTGGCACCCGGGCCGGTTGTGGCCAGTGCGGCGCTCGGAACTGCTGGCCGGCACGCGACGGGTGCTGCGGCACCCGAACTGGCAGCCGCCCGGAATGACGGTTCGGCGGGGCACTCACACCCGCCGCGTGACCGTGCAGGCCGGGGCGCATGCCGTGACGCTCAACGTCCGGATCGACCGGCTCGACGACGTGGCGGGTGAGGCCCGGGTCACGCTGTACCGGCCGGGCGACGCTCCCCGGGCCGTGGACACGGCCGCGGCGCTCACGGGGGCCCACCGGCTGGCCCTGACCCTGGAGGCGGCAGGGGCCGCGGCGGGCCGCTACGTGTCGCTGGCCTCCGGGCGGGCAGTGGATCCGCTGCCGGACGAGAATCAGGCGGTCGCGCCGCTGGCCGCGCAGGCCAGGGGGGTGCTGGCCGGGGTGCTGGACACCCTCGCGGCGGGCGACGTGCGGCCGAGGACGCCGGAGCCCCGCGTCTGCGGCGCGTGTCCGGGTCGGGCCGTGTGCCGGGTGGCCGCGTGA